A window of Pedococcus aerophilus contains these coding sequences:
- a CDS encoding EscU/YscU/HrcU family type III secretion system export apparatus switch protein → MSGDKASKTEKPTPQKQQEAKKDGQIPRTAELSAWVAVLIASVLVPPLVRGLADLFRDLLGDLQRVIVEPDPDIAMQVMRSAGIHSLLLLGPLMGAMVVAAIVSNAAQGGLRVYAKKFKPKFETLNPGKGLKNLVGVHAAWQLVKTLLKFVVFGWIGYHAVKTITEQIATSGQWSLGASVGAAADAAISILRVIAAVGLVLAAADYVMERRRIGNSLKMSLEDIKRENKSSEGDPLQKGLIRGKQREMSRNRMMSDLSSADLVLVNPTHVAVALAYKPGLGAPRVVAKGAGLAAAKIREEASALRLPLVEDVPLARMLYRSCTIGQEIPADLYDAVAGVFVFVMGLRQRGAASGFHRNPGAARPAPTPVVETSGAREIGR, encoded by the coding sequence ATGAGCGGTGACAAGGCGTCGAAGACCGAGAAGCCGACTCCGCAGAAGCAGCAGGAGGCCAAGAAGGACGGCCAGATCCCGCGCACCGCCGAGCTCAGCGCGTGGGTCGCCGTCCTCATCGCCTCGGTCCTCGTGCCGCCGCTGGTCCGTGGCCTGGCCGACCTCTTCCGCGACCTGCTCGGCGACCTCCAGCGGGTCATCGTCGAGCCCGACCCCGACATCGCCATGCAGGTCATGCGCTCCGCCGGGATCCACAGCCTGCTCCTGCTCGGTCCGCTCATGGGGGCGATGGTCGTCGCGGCCATCGTGAGCAACGCCGCCCAGGGCGGGCTGCGTGTCTACGCCAAGAAGTTCAAGCCGAAGTTCGAGACCCTCAACCCCGGCAAGGGCCTGAAGAACCTCGTGGGTGTCCACGCGGCCTGGCAGCTGGTCAAGACGCTGCTCAAGTTCGTGGTGTTCGGCTGGATCGGCTACCACGCGGTCAAGACCATCACCGAGCAGATCGCGACCAGCGGCCAGTGGTCCCTCGGCGCCTCGGTCGGGGCGGCGGCCGACGCGGCCATCAGCATCCTGCGGGTGATCGCCGCCGTCGGCCTGGTGCTCGCCGCGGCCGACTACGTCATGGAGCGCCGGCGCATCGGCAACTCCCTCAAGATGAGCCTCGAGGACATCAAGCGGGAGAACAAGTCCTCCGAGGGCGACCCCCTCCAGAAGGGCCTGATCCGCGGCAAGCAGCGCGAGATGAGCCGCAACCGCATGATGTCCGACCTGTCGTCGGCCGACCTGGTGCTGGTCAACCCGACCCACGTCGCCGTCGCCCTGGCCTACAAGCCCGGGCTGGGTGCGCCCCGCGTCGTCGCCAAGGGTGCCGGGCTCGCCGCGGCCAAGATCCGCGAGGAGGCCTCGGCCCTGCGGCTGCCCTTGGTGGAGGACGTGCCGCTCGCGCGGATGCTCTACCGCAGCTGCACCATCGGGCAGGAGATCCCCGCCGACCTGTATGACGCCGTGGCCGGGGTCTTCGTGTTCGTCATGGGCCTGCGCCAGCGGGGTGCGGCGAGCGGCTTCCACCGCAACCCCGGTGCCGCCCGCCCGGCCCCCACGCCTGTGGTCGAAACCTCAGGTGCCCGCGAGATCGGCCGATAG
- a CDS encoding flagellar biosynthetic protein FliR, which produces MRASLSADTLVVLLLATVRMSAFFAIAPPFSSRSVPARIKAALAFALALCILPNLGSPPKLDLPSLLGATLWQVAVGATMGFVVQIAVAVVQAAGELLDLASGFTLASLYDPLSNVSSSMFGRIQQLLAITLLFAANGHLILVRGLMMTFETVPLRPLAIGDLARLVTDDLGRFLAGALQIAAPVLVVLFLSELALGLISRAVPTLNIFAMSFPVKILLAISLAGVTFSLLPGAVSRLLDQATRDMVSVAQMMGTRS; this is translated from the coding sequence ATGCGCGCCTCGCTGTCGGCGGACACCCTGGTGGTGCTGCTCCTCGCCACGGTCCGCATGTCGGCCTTCTTCGCCATCGCCCCGCCGTTCAGCAGCCGGTCCGTCCCGGCGCGCATCAAGGCCGCCCTCGCGTTCGCGCTCGCCCTCTGCATCCTGCCCAACCTCGGCAGCCCGCCGAAGCTCGACCTGCCCTCGCTCCTCGGGGCCACCCTGTGGCAGGTCGCCGTCGGCGCCACGATGGGGTTCGTCGTGCAGATCGCCGTCGCGGTCGTCCAGGCCGCCGGCGAGCTCCTCGACCTCGCGAGCGGCTTCACCCTCGCGAGCCTCTACGACCCGCTCTCCAACGTGTCGAGCAGCATGTTCGGACGCATCCAGCAGCTGCTTGCGATCACGCTGCTGTTCGCGGCCAACGGCCACCTGATCCTCGTGCGCGGCCTGATGATGACGTTCGAGACGGTCCCGCTGCGGCCCCTCGCCATCGGCGACCTGGCCCGTCTGGTGACCGACGACCTCGGCCGTTTCCTCGCCGGCGCGCTGCAGATCGCGGCGCCGGTGCTCGTCGTGCTCTTCCTGTCCGAGCTGGCCCTGGGCCTGATCAGCCGGGCCGTGCCGACGCTCAACATCTTCGCCATGAGCTTCCCCGTGAAGATCCTGCTCGCCATCTCGCTGGCCGGGGTGACGTTCTCGCTGCTCCCGGGTGCCGTGAGCCGCCTCCTCGACCAGGCGACCCGCGACATGGTGTCGGTGGCCCAGATGATGGGGACGCGCTCATGA
- a CDS encoding flagellar biosynthetic protein FliQ — protein sequence MTDSDVVHIGLQAMILAAKLSMPVLLVALGIGFAISLLQAVTQVQEVTLSFVPKLLGVAVVLLVSGHWMLQETVAFTKAMFTMLPQLLS from the coding sequence ATGACCGACTCCGACGTGGTGCACATCGGCCTCCAGGCCATGATCCTGGCGGCGAAGCTCTCCATGCCCGTGCTGCTGGTGGCGCTCGGCATCGGCTTCGCCATCTCGCTGCTCCAGGCCGTCACCCAGGTCCAGGAGGTCACCCTCAGCTTCGTCCCCAAGCTCCTCGGCGTCGCCGTGGTCCTGCTCGTCTCGGGTCACTGGATGCTCCAGGAGACGGTGGCGTTCACCAAGGCGATGTTCACGATGCTGCCGCAGCTGCTGAGCTGA
- the fliP gene encoding flagellar type III secretion system pore protein FliP (The bacterial flagellar biogenesis protein FliP forms a type III secretion system (T3SS)-type pore required for flagellar assembly.), whose amino-acid sequence MAEALTAPALLRWTRRVLAVVLLTLAAVALAGSGAQAATPVTSSVTSSVTSSVTSSVAVTGVTSTSFAVPAVVTPQPTPTATPTTGAGGVSVEVDPSLGKPSQTISIILLLTVLSVAPALLVLCTSFTKIIVVLSLTRNALGTTTIPPNQVLAGLALFLSLFIMSPVLSQMNDSGVQPYLKGEITQTQAFDAGVKPLREFMMKQTRPAELATMVKLSDQAAPATPDDVELTTLIPAFVLSELKSAFIIGFVVFIPFLVIDVVVSSVLMSMGMMMLPPALISLPFKLLLFVMVDGWSLIATALVQSYH is encoded by the coding sequence GTGGCTGAGGCCCTCACGGCTCCCGCGCTCCTCCGGTGGACGCGGCGCGTCCTCGCCGTCGTCCTGCTGACGCTGGCCGCCGTCGCGCTCGCGGGCTCCGGTGCGCAGGCCGCCACCCCGGTGACGTCCTCGGTGACGTCATCGGTGACGTCCTCGGTGACGTCCTCGGTCGCCGTCACGGGGGTCACGTCGACCTCGTTCGCCGTCCCCGCCGTCGTCACCCCGCAGCCGACCCCCACCGCCACCCCGACCACCGGGGCCGGCGGCGTCTCCGTCGAGGTCGACCCGAGCCTGGGCAAGCCCAGCCAGACGATCAGCATCATCCTGTTGCTCACGGTGCTGTCGGTCGCCCCCGCGCTCCTCGTGCTCTGCACGTCCTTCACCAAGATCATCGTCGTGCTGTCGCTGACGCGGAACGCGTTGGGCACCACCACGATCCCGCCGAATCAGGTCCTCGCGGGGCTGGCGCTGTTCCTCAGCCTGTTCATCATGTCGCCGGTCCTGTCGCAGATGAACGACTCCGGCGTCCAGCCCTACCTCAAGGGCGAGATCACCCAGACCCAGGCCTTCGACGCCGGCGTGAAGCCGCTGCGCGAGTTCATGATGAAGCAGACCCGCCCGGCCGAGCTGGCGACGATGGTCAAGCTCAGCGACCAGGCGGCCCCGGCCACCCCGGACGACGTCGAGCTCACGACACTCATCCCGGCCTTCGTCCTGTCCGAGCTCAAGTCGGCCTTCATCATCGGGTTCGTCGTCTTCATCCCCTTCCTCGTCATCGACGTGGTCGTGAGCTCGGTGCTCATGTCGATGGGCATGATGATGCTGCCGCCTGCCCTCATCTCGTTGCCGTTCAAGCTGCTGCTCTTCGTCATGGTCGACGGCTGGAGCCTCATCGCGACCGCCCTCGTGCAGAGCTACCACTGA
- a CDS encoding flagellar biosynthetic protein FliO: MTDGSVVLAVIRLLVSLAVVLVLLVALARWASKRGIGSGRPGRSAVDVEVLTRRSLGKNSTLQVVKVGSQVMVLGVTERGVSVLGELGEEDLVRPSTPLSVVPSIAPQPGAAVPADVPTGVPTAVPAAVPTAGVPASAAFAPSATEATGATVASPSLTALPAAVSASVAPPAVRSTTWAEAEGRALIEAGMATRSSARAARAAAATRQARQGRQSRQGLPSLPGLQSRQPRQSRTIVPPTDSRSARRAAAAPTGWPWNAAAVVLSATGRSRRG; the protein is encoded by the coding sequence ATGACCGATGGGTCGGTCGTGCTGGCGGTCATCCGCCTGCTCGTCTCACTCGCCGTCGTCCTGGTGCTGCTCGTCGCCCTCGCCCGCTGGGCCTCCAAGCGCGGCATCGGCTCGGGCCGCCCGGGTCGCTCCGCCGTGGACGTCGAGGTGCTCACCCGGCGCTCCCTGGGCAAGAACTCCACCCTCCAGGTCGTCAAGGTCGGCTCGCAGGTGATGGTCCTCGGGGTCACCGAGCGCGGGGTCTCCGTCCTCGGTGAGCTCGGCGAGGAGGACCTCGTCCGCCCCTCGACCCCGCTGTCCGTCGTGCCCTCCATCGCTCCGCAGCCCGGGGCAGCGGTGCCCGCGGACGTGCCCACCGGCGTGCCCACCGCCGTGCCTGCCGCCGTGCCCACCGCTGGGGTGCCGGCCTCTGCTGCCTTCGCCCCGTCGGCCACCGAGGCCACCGGGGCCACGGTGGCGTCCCCGTCCCTCACCGCCCTGCCCGCGGCGGTCTCAGCGTCCGTCGCCCCGCCCGCGGTCCGGTCCACCACGTGGGCCGAGGCCGAGGGTCGCGCCCTCATCGAGGCCGGTATGGCGACGCGCAGCTCCGCGCGGGCCGCCCGTGCCGCTGCGGCCACCCGTCAGGCCCGCCAGGGTCGTCAGAGCCGCCAGGGTCTCCCTTCTCTCCCTGGCCTCCAGTCCCGCCAGCCGCGCCAGTCCCGCACGATCGTCCCCCCGACCGACTCCCGCTCCGCCCGTCGCGCGGCCGCCGCCCCCACCGGGTGGCCCTGGAACGCCGCTGCCGTGGTCCTGTCCGCGACCGGCCGAAGCCGCCGTGGCTGA
- the fliN gene encoding flagellar motor switch protein FliN: MTSYPETPVEDASYAAVADTPVDDATAPAAAFQPLVGGSPFADVDPRRLHLLRDVEMGISVELGRTRMKVQEVLSLAPGVVLELDRAAGGPVDVLVNGTLMARGEVVVVDEEFAVRITEVVTAEADGRARA; the protein is encoded by the coding sequence ATGACGTCGTACCCCGAGACCCCCGTCGAGGACGCCTCCTACGCGGCGGTCGCCGACACCCCGGTCGACGACGCCACGGCTCCGGCGGCGGCGTTCCAGCCGCTCGTGGGCGGTTCGCCCTTCGCCGACGTGGACCCGCGCCGCCTGCACCTGCTGCGGGACGTCGAGATGGGGATCAGCGTCGAGCTCGGCCGCACCCGGATGAAGGTCCAGGAGGTCCTCTCCCTCGCCCCCGGTGTCGTCCTCGAGCTCGACCGCGCCGCCGGCGGCCCGGTCGACGTCCTCGTCAACGGCACGCTGATGGCGCGCGGTGAGGTCGTCGTCGTGGACGAGGAGTTCGCCGTGCGCATCACCGAGGTCGTCACCGCCGAGGCGGACGGCCGGGCGCGCGCATGA
- a CDS encoding flagellar motor switch protein FliM, protein MSAEPLSYDFRSPGRLSRERVRALQVANETFARQLSTVLSTTLRTVVFARVVSVRQVTYDEYIRTVPNPSLLAVLTFESQPGSALFQLPMGVVMSVIDRLLGGAGGRVQPIRALSDIETTLVRDLVQRVAGELTYAFETLASVRADLDSLESNTQFLQIAAPADPVVATEVEVRIGDQAATATLCMSLATLKPILASVDQASAEAAADSRVAAAARTVEQRLQQVEIDVTVSFREVTLTSAEVFSLAVGDVVPLRHPVTEPLLVAADGVTVASATPGSHGKRLAAQIVTP, encoded by the coding sequence GTGAGTGCCGAGCCGTTGTCCTACGACTTCCGCAGTCCGGGCCGGCTCAGTCGTGAGCGGGTACGGGCCCTGCAGGTCGCGAACGAGACCTTCGCCCGTCAGCTGTCGACGGTGCTCTCGACGACCCTGCGGACCGTCGTCTTCGCCCGCGTCGTCTCCGTGCGCCAGGTGACGTACGACGAGTACATCCGCACCGTGCCCAACCCAAGCCTGCTGGCCGTGCTCACCTTCGAGAGCCAGCCCGGCTCCGCGCTCTTCCAGCTGCCCATGGGCGTGGTCATGAGCGTCATCGACCGCCTGCTCGGCGGCGCCGGTGGCCGGGTCCAGCCGATCCGTGCGCTCAGCGACATCGAGACGACGCTCGTGCGTGACCTCGTGCAGCGGGTGGCCGGTGAGCTGACGTATGCGTTCGAGACGCTCGCGTCGGTCCGTGCGGACCTCGACTCCCTCGAGTCCAACACCCAGTTCCTCCAGATCGCCGCGCCCGCCGACCCCGTGGTCGCCACCGAGGTCGAGGTCCGCATCGGCGACCAGGCCGCGACGGCCACCCTGTGCATGTCGCTGGCCACGCTGAAGCCGATCCTCGCCTCTGTCGACCAGGCCTCCGCCGAGGCGGCCGCCGACAGCCGGGTCGCCGCAGCCGCCCGCACCGTCGAGCAGCGCCTCCAGCAGGTCGAGATCGACGTGACCGTCTCCTTCCGCGAGGTCACGCTGACGTCGGCGGAGGTCTTCTCCCTCGCCGTGGGCGACGTGGTCCCGCTGCGCCACCCCGTCACCGAGCCCCTCCTCGTCGCCGCCGACGGCGTCACCGTCGCCTCGGCCACCCCCGGCAGCCACGGCAAGCGGCTCGCCGCCCAGATCGTCACCCCGTGA
- a CDS encoding flagellar basal body-associated FliL family protein, whose protein sequence is MSATATAPAPVAAAPEPKGKGKKPLIMIVVAVLVVAGAGWFFFLKPSGEAEAHEPVPGSVVDLEPLTLNLSDGRFLKVGLSLQLTEEASAGGHGGEEFNGAKARDAAIGIFGQRTYAQLLAPKGREAARKALDTEVKHRYEGEVLKVYLTEFVMQ, encoded by the coding sequence ATGTCCGCCACCGCCACCGCGCCGGCCCCCGTGGCCGCCGCCCCCGAGCCCAAGGGCAAGGGCAAGAAGCCCTTGATCATGATCGTCGTGGCCGTCCTCGTCGTGGCCGGCGCCGGCTGGTTCTTCTTCCTGAAGCCGTCGGGGGAGGCCGAGGCCCACGAGCCGGTGCCCGGGTCCGTCGTCGACCTCGAGCCGCTCACGCTGAACCTCTCCGACGGCCGCTTCCTCAAGGTCGGGCTGTCCCTGCAGCTCACCGAGGAGGCGAGCGCCGGGGGGCACGGCGGCGAGGAGTTCAACGGCGCCAAGGCCCGTGACGCCGCGATCGGCATCTTCGGCCAGCGCACCTACGCCCAGCTCCTGGCCCCCAAGGGCCGCGAAGCCGCCCGCAAGGCGCTCGACACCGAGGTCAAGCACCGCTACGAGGGCGAGGTCCTCAAGGTGTACCTCACCGAGTTCGTCATGCAGTGA